Proteins encoded together in one Malaclemys terrapin pileata isolate rMalTer1 chromosome 16, rMalTer1.hap1, whole genome shotgun sequence window:
- the LOC128824913 gene encoding uncharacterized protein LOC128824913 yields the protein MQADNRKRAPAWTVREVLDLIAVWGEDSVLAELRSKRRNAKTFEKISKGMMERGHNRDSEQCRVKVKELRQAYQKTKEANGRSGSEPRTCRYYAELHAILGGAATTTPPLFVDSGSGIVSTPEDSADGVEEEEEDELAESTQHSILPNSQDLFITLTEVPSQASQASTQDSDPMEGTSAAANSSSLPPPSRRLSQIRRRKKKTREDMFSEIMQSSRSDRAHLNEWKETVSKYRKEVSEREERRDQREERRDDRDERWRQEDQRMKDATLGLLRRLVEVQERLLENRLPLQPLFHPPPSPCSVSSSPRRVRTRGGRLRTPSHSTPVDSPSKRLSFF from the exons atgcaggctgataatcgaaaaagagcaccagcatggaccgtgagggaggtactggatctgatcgctgtatggggagaggattcagtgcttgcagaacttcgttctaaaagacgaaatgcaaaaacttttgaaaaaatttccaagggcatgatggagagaggccacaatagggactctgagcagtgccgcgtgaaggtcaaggagctcagacaagcctatcaaaaaacaaaggaggcaaacggtcgctccgggtcagagccgcggacatgccgctactacgccgagctgcatgcaattctagggggggctgccaccactaccccacctttgttcgtggattctgggtcggggatagtctcgacgcctgaggattctgccgatggggtagaggaggaggaggaggatgagcttgcagagagcacacagcactccattctccccaacagccaggatctttttatcaccctgactgaagtaccctcccaagcctcccaagccagtacccaagactctgaccccatggaagggacctcag cagctgcaaattcctcaagcctccctcctccatcccgaaggttatcacagataaggcgtcgtaagaagaagacgcgggaggacatgttttctgaaattatgcaatccagcaggagtgacagagctcatctgaatgagtggaaggaaacagtttcaaagtataggaaagaagtcagtgaacgtgaggagaggagggaccaacgtgaggagaggagagacgatcgagatgagagatggcggcaggaagaccagaggatgaaggatgcaacgctggggctgctccggcgtctggtggaggttcaggaacggctgctggaaaacagactgccgcttcagcccctgttccaccctcccccctccccatgttccgtatcctcctcacccagacgtgtaagaacgcggggggggaggctccgtacaccttcccattccaccccagtagacagcccaagcaaaaggctgtcatttttttaa